One Silene latifolia isolate original U9 population chromosome 4, ASM4854445v1, whole genome shotgun sequence DNA segment encodes these proteins:
- the LOC141652232 gene encoding TOM1-like protein 6 has product MMPSLSLSSISSASSVPAMIKVDKATSELLVGPDWTMNMQICDICNSDHLMAKEVVKGVKRRLQHKNNRVQLLTLTLLETIVKNCGEYIHRQIAERKILDEMIKIVKKKGDTNVREKILMLMDSWQEAFGGPSGKYSHYYWACDELRRHGARFPQRSHQSAPVITPPVNRQPRVPQPSFSTLNNYSRRLDEAMISEVEGLSISTLESMRNGLELLDDMLQALNPNDRMAVKEEIVVDLVHHCRTNQKKLIQMITTTTDENLLGLGLKMNDLLQNVLAKHDAIASGAPLPDNGKGIRTHDEPVELHNKITEVGDKHPIPSGKSPISVAHVVEDMVDEEGEFALITHRNSRTHSGPSQVGTSGPVEDGASSSGSNNALVLVDAPPPETTTNISKEQDLIDLLSIVLTSDSTSEMPPAPSSASAASTIETSLNSYVVPWAQPQAQQVMESLPLLQNQYQPMQPQPQIGYSQCASAYPLPPWEPTYSHAQSPNLGSNPYAYSTYLGNMNNHASMPIHGTWSCQNINAFQYPQYGNHSMFQNSPTFTTLSPTQANGSSFQHSNSLQNILPMNDNPYSDVKSSNAAALNGSPLVTNGSSCVPSGHKPFVPSYRLFEDLNVLGNSEGKIKNGPYSSASENPN; this is encoded by the exons ATGATGCCATCCTTGTCATTGTCGTCAATTTCATCGGCGTCGTCGGTACCTGCGATGATTAAAGTCGATAAAGCTACAAGCGAGCTTCTTGTCGGCCCTGATTGGACTATGAACATGCAAATTTGCGATATTTGCAACTCTGATCACTT GATGGCGAAAGAAGTGGTAAAAGGAGTGAAGAGAAGATTACAACACAAGAATAATAGGGTTCAATTACTAACTTTAACA TTGCTAGAGACGATTGTGAAGAATTGTGGTGAATACATTCACCGTCAAATTGCAGAGCGCAAAATTTTGGATGAAATGATCAAAATTGTCAAGAAAAAG GGAGACACAAATGTACGGGAGAAAATTTTGATGTTGATGGATTCCTGGCAAGAAGCATTTGGTGGTCCGAGTGGAAAATATTCTCATTACTACTGGGCCTGTGATGAATTAAGG CGTCATGGTGCACGATTTCCGCAGCGATCACACCAATCAGCACCGGTGATTACACCACCAGTCAACCGCCAACCAAGAGTTCCCCAACCTAGTTTTAGCACGCTAAATAATTATTCTCGAAGGTTGGACGAAGCCATGATCTCTGAGGTAGAAGGATTAAG TATTTCAACCTTAGAGTCGATGAGGAATGGATTGGAGCTCTTGGATGACATGCTTCAAGCACTTAATCCCAATGACCGCATG GCCGTGAAAGAAGAAATCGTTGTAGACCTTGTTCACCATTGTCGTACCAATCAAAAGAAGCTGATACAAATGATTACTACCACCAC GGATGAGAATCTTCTCGGTCTAGGacttaaaatgaatgatttattgcAAAATGTGCTAGCAAAGCACGATGCAATAGCATCTGGTGCTCCTCTTCCAGACAACGGGAAAGGTATTAGAACTCATGATGAACCAGTGGAGTTGCACAATAAAATTACCGAGGTAGGAGATAAACATCCCATACCCAGTGGAAAATCTCCAATCTCTGTTGCACATGTTGTAGAGGACATGGTTGATGAGGAGGGTGAATTCGCACTTATTACCCACAG GAACTCAAGGACACACTCTGGACCTTCACAAGTTGGTACATCTGGTCCCGTGGAAGATGGAGCTTCTTCAAGTGGCAGCAACAATGCATTAGTTTTGGTCGATGCCCCTCCTCCCGAAACTACGACCAACATTTCTAAGGAGCAGGACTTAATTGACCTCTTGAGCATTGTTCTCACAAGTGATTCAACGTCAGAAATGCCTCCAGCTCCCAGTTCGGCATCTGCAGCGAGCACAATTGAG ACATCGCTAAACAGTTATGTGGTGCCGTGGGCTCAACCACAGGCGCAACAGGTGATGGAGTCTCTTCCTCTGCTTCAGAACCAATATCAACCTATGCAACCTCAACCCCAAATCGGCTATTCCCAATGTGCTTCTGCTTACCCCCTTCCTCCATGGGAGCCGACTTATAGCCATGCCCAAAGTCCAAATCTTGGCTCAAACCCATATGCCTACTCCACTTATCTAGGAAACATGAAcaaccatgcatccatgccaaTACATGGAACCTGGTCTTGTCAAAATATAAATGCTTTTCAATATCCACAATATGGAAATCATTCAATGTTTCAAAATTCACCAACTTTTACTACTTTATCTCCAACACAAGCAAACGGATCATCGTTTCAGCATTCAAATTCCTTACAAAACATACTTCCTATGAACGACAATCCGTATTCAGATGTAAAATCAAGCAACGCGGCTGCTTTGAATGGGTCTCCACTAGTAACTAACGGTTCTTCTTGCGTTCCTTCTGGACATAAGCCTTTTGTCCCTTCATATAGATTGTTTGAAGATCTCAACGTTCTAGGCAACTCAGAAGGTAAGATAAAAAATGGTCCATATTCAAGTGCATCAGAAAACCCGAACTAA